Proteins encoded by one window of Myxococcus guangdongensis:
- a CDS encoding LytR/AlgR family response regulator transcription factor produces the protein MAELSVLLVDDEPLARRGLRQVLARHPDVTVCGECRDGREAVDAIHALKPSLVLLDVQMPELDGFGVIREVGVSRMPAVIFITAFDTFAVRAFDMHAVDYLVKPFADERFDEALSRARQRLRQGEAVELGRKLAALLADTGHSTPMESDAPRQDEHPNRLVVKVGARSVLVPVTDIDWIGADDYCVTLHVGDKEHVLRESLASLESRLDAERFVRIHRSVIVNVERIRELHHDSATEVVVVLSTGQRLRVSRSRREELERRLGRAR, from the coding sequence GTGGCTGAGCTCAGTGTCCTCCTGGTGGATGACGAACCGCTGGCGCGGCGCGGGCTCCGGCAGGTCTTGGCGCGGCATCCGGACGTGACGGTGTGCGGCGAGTGCCGCGATGGTCGCGAGGCGGTGGACGCCATCCACGCGCTGAAGCCCTCGCTGGTGTTGCTCGACGTGCAGATGCCGGAGCTGGATGGCTTCGGGGTCATCCGCGAGGTGGGCGTGTCGCGGATGCCCGCGGTCATCTTCATCACCGCGTTCGACACCTTCGCCGTGCGCGCCTTCGACATGCACGCGGTGGACTATCTGGTGAAGCCCTTCGCGGACGAGCGCTTCGACGAGGCGCTGAGCCGAGCCCGGCAACGACTGCGACAGGGCGAGGCCGTGGAGCTGGGGCGAAAGCTCGCGGCCCTGCTCGCGGACACGGGGCATTCGACTCCCATGGAGAGCGACGCTCCCCGACAGGATGAACACCCGAACCGGCTGGTGGTGAAGGTGGGGGCGCGCTCGGTGCTCGTGCCGGTGACGGACATCGACTGGATTGGCGCGGACGACTACTGCGTCACGCTGCACGTGGGCGACAAGGAGCACGTGCTGCGCGAGAGCCTCGCGTCACTGGAATCCCGTCTGGACGCGGAGCGCTTCGTGCGCATCCACCGCTCGGTCATCGTCAACGTGGAGCGCATCCGTGAGCTGCATCACGACTCGGCGACGGAGGTGGTGGTGGTGCTGAGCACCGGCCAGCGCCTGCGCGTCAGTCGGAGTCGACGCGAGGAA